The following proteins are co-located in the Paenibacillus sp. FSL H8-0079 genome:
- a CDS encoding 1,4-dihydroxy-6-naphthoate synthase — MKIAFSPCPNDTFIFHAWVHGLIPGAPELDVRYADIDITNGLAANPDGPDTPEVMKISYAALPYVLSDYALLPAGGALGRGCGPLVLTANGTTDPSYLSGRRVAVPSERSTAYMLFRLWAAQNVPGGVGEIVVMPFDQIMPAVRDGKIDAGLVIHEARFTYQNYDLKLMTDLGNWWESDTGLPIPLGAIIARRDMDAHALAGWARASVEYAWAHPDESRAYVMEHAQEMDPDVAAQHIGLYVNEFSANLGDDGYGAITALLGRAMKEGLVPEFDLDLLRI; from the coding sequence ATGAAAATTGCATTTTCCCCTTGTCCAAATGATACATTTATCTTTCACGCGTGGGTGCACGGGTTGATCCCCGGCGCACCTGAGCTGGATGTCCGTTATGCTGATATTGATATTACCAATGGTCTGGCGGCAAATCCGGATGGACCAGATACACCTGAAGTTATGAAAATATCTTATGCAGCACTTCCATACGTGCTATCTGACTATGCTCTGCTTCCTGCTGGAGGCGCACTCGGCAGAGGATGCGGTCCACTGGTTCTGACTGCAAATGGCACGACCGATCCCAGCTATCTCTCTGGACGACGGGTTGCTGTGCCAAGTGAACGCTCGACAGCATATATGTTGTTCCGTCTGTGGGCAGCGCAAAATGTTCCTGGCGGTGTAGGTGAGATTGTCGTCATGCCATTCGACCAGATCATGCCTGCTGTTCGTGACGGCAAAATCGATGCCGGACTTGTCATCCATGAAGCACGCTTCACGTATCAGAACTATGATCTCAAACTGATGACAGATCTCGGCAACTGGTGGGAAAGTGATACAGGCTTGCCAATTCCACTTGGAGCAATCATCGCACGTCGTGACATGGATGCTCACGCCCTCGCCGGATGGGCACGTGCCTCCGTTGAATATGCATGGGCTCACCCGGATGAGTCGAGAGCATACGTTATGGAACATGCCCAAGAAATGGACCCTGACGTAGCTGCACAGCATATCGGCCTGTACGTTAACGAGTTCAGCGCCAACCTGGGCGATGATGGTTACGGTGCAATCACTGCACTGCTTGGACGTGCCATGAAAGAAGGACTCGTTCCCGAGTTCGACCTTGATCTGTTGCGAATCTAA
- a CDS encoding futalosine hydrolase, which yields MNEHKQDEKQNNKLNASLETSGQQGKLTGETTASAISLVQTNSSQRVLIVTAVDAEKDAVIRGLGDAAAERFDVIAAGVGPASAAAGTAATLAYAVAAASTSALAQVSTAPGTPDVAQTSATSSRPGPLTGAGSSPAYMLVISAGIGGGFPGRADVGSLVVADAMVAADLGSQTPDGFLSVDELGFGSSIVAADAELAARLRHELQRAGLAVSGGTAVTVSTATGTAETAAELLRRVPDAAAEGMEGFGVATAAQQFGVPALELRAISNAVGPRDRDAWRIKDALDALQAASSILREVITS from the coding sequence ATGAATGAACATAAACAGGATGAAAAGCAGAATAATAAACTGAACGCATCACTCGAAACCAGTGGGCAACAAGGGAAATTAACCGGGGAAACGACCGCTTCAGCTATAAGTTTGGTCCAAACAAATTCATCACAGCGTGTGTTAATTGTAACCGCGGTTGATGCGGAAAAAGATGCGGTCATCCGCGGTTTGGGAGACGCGGCCGCGGAACGATTTGACGTCATCGCTGCTGGCGTTGGCCCAGCCTCGGCCGCAGCGGGAACGGCCGCTACATTGGCATATGCCGTAGCGGCTGCAAGCACAAGTGCGTTGGCGCAGGTTTCCACCGCGCCAGGCACACCCGATGTGGCACAGACATCTGCCACATCTTCAAGGCCGGGGCCCCTTACCGGGGCCGGATCTTCACCAGCCTACATGCTGGTGATCAGTGCCGGCATCGGCGGCGGGTTCCCCGGCCGGGCAGACGTCGGCTCCCTCGTGGTCGCCGACGCCATGGTTGCTGCCGATCTGGGCTCGCAGACGCCAGACGGCTTCCTTAGTGTGGACGAGCTTGGATTCGGCTCGTCCATTGTGGCGGCGGACGCGGAGCTTGCCGCTCGCCTGCGCCATGAGCTGCAGCGGGCCGGGCTCGCTGTCAGCGGAGGCACTGCGGTCACCGTGTCAACGGCGACCGGAACAGCGGAGACGGCCGCGGAGCTATTGCGCCGCGTGCCGGATGCCGCCGCCGAAGGCATGGAAGGCTTCGGCGTGGCAACAGCTGCCCAGCAGTTCGGCGTGCCAGCACTCGAACTGCGGGCCATATCCAACGCGGTCGGTCCACGCGACCGCGACGCTTGGCGCATCAAGGATGCCCTCGATGCGCTCCAGGCTGCAAGTTCCATTTTACGGGAGGTTATTACATCATGA